The stretch of DNA CGTCGGCGTCAGAGTGATGTTGCCGCTGACACCGCTGCCGATGCCGCTCGGGTTCATCGTGACGGTGATCACGCCACCGGTGCTGACGATGACGCTGCTTACATACTTGCTGGAGATGGTGTCGGAAATACCGGCAGAGGCATTGCCGGTCGGGAAATGATTCTGGCTGATGCGGAATTCGGAAACCGCTGCCTTGGCGGCCGAGGACATGTTCAGGCCTTCACTGACCTTCGCGCGGATCGTGTAGTCCTGGTAGGCCGGGATCGCGATTGCGGCGAGGATGCCGATGATCGCCACGACGATCA from Nitrospira sp. encodes:
- a CDS encoding pilin, producing the protein IVVAIIGILAAIAIPAYQDYTIRAKVSEGLNMSSAAKAAVSEFRISQNHFPTGNASAGISDTISSKYVSSVIVSTGGVITVTMNPSGIGSGVSGNITLTPTFSSASVDWTCSGSLQPKYRPANCR